A single window of Vigna unguiculata cultivar IT97K-499-35 chromosome 1, ASM411807v1, whole genome shotgun sequence DNA harbors:
- the LOC114184573 gene encoding uncharacterized protein LOC114184573 produces MEEETSDAMNLDLNLGPGPEPETDPISNEAVNLDDWIGEPLQRISEAVRFRARQRWRWRHLPLPHPELHVHIPPEAARHFHIPPEAHNISMELNQFLVNSGNGTALQAGEGSVAAEERMEEVPKACENVNGVAEDEASQKKDDVEKGSGTDGDFFDCNICLDLSRDPVVTCCGHLFCWPCLYRWLHLHSDAKECPVCKGEVTLKSVTPIYGRGNNVRGHEEDSALKIPPRPQARRVESLRQTIQRNAFALPVEEMIRRLGSRIDLTRDYVQPHEVDGGRENAERTTSLLSRFLTARGMRREQNLGPLPEDVMAFAQNNANNTAEAGDNRSRVQQSHLLRRTQSHRATLSTLSALTSAERLLEAYFRSNAIGRNQEQPSPPVDDRDSFSSIGAVINSESQVDTAVEIDSMVSLSTSSSRRRNDASRLSDVDSGDSRAPRRRRLN; encoded by the coding sequence ATGGAGGAAGAGACCTCCGATGCAATGAACCTTGATTTGAATCTGGGTCCAGGCCCAGAGCCTGAAACTGACCCCATAAGCAATGAAGCTGTGAACTTGGATGATTGGATAGGAGAGCCTCTTCAGAGGATTAGTGAAGCTGTGAGGTTTAGGGCACGACAACGATGGCGATGGCGGCATCTTCCCCTACCGCACCCTGAACTTCATGTCCACATCCCACCTGAAGCTGCGCGGCATTTTCATATTCCTCCTGAGGCCCACAATATCTCCATGGAATTGAACCAGTTTCTGGTCAATTCTGGAAATGGAACCGCCTTACAGGCGGGAGAAGGCAGTGTGGCGGCCGAGGAGAGAATGGAGGAGGTGCCAAAGGCATGTGAGAATGTGAATGGTGTTGCAGAGGACGAGGCTTCGCAGAAGAAGGATGATGTTGAGAAGGGTAGTGGCACTGATGGAGACTTTTTTGATTGTAACATCTGTTTGGACCTCTCAAGGGATCCTGTTGTGACTTGTTGTGGCCATTTGTTTTGTTGGCCTTGCCTGTATAGGTGGTTGCATCTGCATTCTGATGCGAAAGAGTGCCCAGTTTGCAAGGGAGAGGTGACTCTCAAAAGTGTTACCCCAATATATGGGCGAGGAAACAATGTCCGAGGTCATGAGGAGGATTCTGCTCTCAAGATCCCTCCTAGGCCCCAAGCAAGGAGGGTTGAGAGTCTGAGACAAACCATTCAGAGAAATGCATTTGCACTCCCTGTGGAAGAGATGATTCGGCGTCTTGGGAGTAGAATTGATCTTACTCGTGATTATGTTCAGCCACATGAAGTGGATGGTGGCCGTGAAAATGCAGAGAGAACTACTTCCTTGCTAAGTAGGTTCTTGACTGCTCGAGGGATGCGGAGAGAGCAGAATTTAGGGCCACTCCCAGAGGATGTGATGGCTTTTGCTCAGAATAATGCTAATAATACTGCTGAGGCAGGGGATAACCGAAGTAGGGTGCAACAATCCCATTTGCTTCGAAGAACACAATCACACAGAGCAACGCTTTCTACTCTTTCAGCACTCACTTCTGCTGAAAGGTTACTGGAGGCTTATTTCCGTAGCAATGCAATTGGCAGGAACCAAGAACAACCTTCACCTCCGGTTGATGACAGGGATTCTTTTTCAAGCATTGGCGCTGTTATAAATTCAGAGAGTCAAGTGGACACTGCTGTGGAGATTGATTCCATGGTATCCTTGTCAACATCCTCTTCTAGGAGGAGGAATGATGCTTCAAGATTGTCTGATGTGGATAGTGGAGATTCTCGTGCCCCAAGACGCAGACGTTTGAACTGA